The proteins below are encoded in one region of Patescibacteria group bacterium:
- a CDS encoding Fic family protein — translation MYYPKFTISPKLLKDIGLVEGAKAVIASAALLPAWEAKFKEDAQLRAVHYGTHVEGNELNLEEVKKVMEGHQVVARERDVKEVINYRKVLEFLEKKVQGNKGDGGNGGYKGNQKLYTQDALKELHKLTVAGIIPEDQIGKYRTVQVVLRDVLTGEIVHRPCPAVEVPFQMEDFFEWLEDPSTRDLHPILKAGITHYAIVNIHPFTEGNGRVSRALATLILLNEGYDIRKLFSLEEYYDKNVAGYYYAIKTADQNPDHDLTSWLEYFTEGVAIEFNRVKDKVQHLSLDLKLKAKAGAQIFLNERQIKLVEYIEEVGYLSNQQFKEILPMVSEDTVLRDLKDLMEKKIVKKKGKTKAARYEMK, via the coding sequence ATGTACTACCCAAAATTCACCATCTCCCCAAAACTCTTGAAAGATATTGGCCTGGTGGAAGGAGCCAAAGCGGTCATTGCTTCGGCGGCACTCCTGCCGGCCTGGGAAGCCAAGTTTAAGGAAGACGCTCAACTCCGGGCAGTTCACTACGGCACCCACGTGGAAGGCAATGAGCTTAATCTGGAAGAGGTTAAAAAAGTTATGGAAGGCCACCAGGTCGTGGCCCGGGAACGGGATGTTAAAGAGGTCATTAATTACCGGAAAGTGCTGGAGTTCTTGGAAAAAAAAGTCCAGGGAAATAAAGGAGATGGGGGAAATGGGGGGTATAAGGGAAACCAGAAACTGTACACCCAAGACGCGTTGAAAGAACTGCACAAGCTAACGGTGGCGGGAATTATCCCGGAAGACCAGATCGGAAAATACCGCACGGTGCAAGTGGTCTTGCGGGACGTTTTAACCGGGGAAATTGTTCACCGGCCCTGCCCGGCGGTCGAAGTGCCGTTTCAAATGGAAGATTTTTTTGAATGGCTGGAAGATCCGTCGACGCGCGATTTGCACCCGATATTAAAAGCGGGCATTACTCACTATGCGATCGTTAACATTCACCCGTTTACCGAGGGCAATGGGCGGGTGTCCAGAGCCTTGGCAACGCTAATCCTTCTTAACGAAGGCTACGATATTCGTAAACTGTTTTCTTTGGAAGAATACTACGACAAAAATGTCGCCGGCTACTATTACGCCATTAAAACCGCCGACCAGAACCCTGATCATGACCTGACTTCCTGGTTGGAATATTTTACTGAAGGAGTGGCGATTGAGTTTAACCGGGTAAAGGATAAAGTTCAGCATTTATCGCTGGATTTAAAATTAAAAGCCAAAGCGGGGGCCCAGATTTTCTTAAACGAACGGCAGATTAAGCTTGTAGAATATATTGAAGAAGTGGGGTATCTTTCTAATCAGCAGTTCAAAGAGATCCTGCCGATGGTGTCTGAGGACACGGTTTTGCGGGACCTGAAGGATTTAATGGAAAAAAAGATTGTTAAAAAGAAAGGGAAAACCAAGGCAGCGAGATACGAAATGAAGTAG